The DNA sequence GGCAGCGCCAGCGTGATCGCCGGCTGCGTGCCGGCGGCCCGGGCCGCGGTGCGCATGGTCTGCAGCAGCGACACCGCACCCGGATCGTCGAGGTCGGGCCACGACAAGCCGGTGCGCTCCGCCGCCGCGGAGTCGTAGGCCGTGACCGAATGCCTTGGTGTCCACAGAGATAACGCGTCCAGGACGTCGTCAGGCGCGGCGGCGCCGGCCAGCCACGAATTGGCCCACACCGAAAGCGAAACACTGGGACACCACATGATGGCTGCAGTGTAGTTGTTCGATGCTGGCCCGGTCGGTCGCGCGATAGGCTGGCGGCATGCCTGTTGCGCTGATCTGGCTGATCGCGGCCCTGGCGTTGGCCGGCGCCGAGGCGCTGACCGGCGATCTGTTCCTGCTCATGCTCAGCGGCGGTGCATTGGCGGCCGCCGGGTCGGCGTGGGTGCTGGACTGGCCGATCTGGGCCGACGGACTGGTGTTCCTGCTGGTGTCGGTGCTGCTGTTGGTCGGCGTCCGGCCGGCGCTGAGACGACGGATGCAGTCCGGTCAGGGTCTGCCGGAGCCGGCCCGCGCCCTGGAAGGCAAGAACGCGCTGGTACTCGGCCGCGTCGCGCGCCATGAAGGCCAGGTGAAACTCGAGGGTGAGGTCTGGACCGCGCGCCCGCTCAACGAAAACGATGTGTACGAACCCGGCGACCAGGTCCTGGTCGTGAAGATCGACGGCGCCACCGCGGTGGTGTCGAAGATCGCCTGAGAAGTTCGGCGAGGGAAGGAGCCCCATCATGGACGGCACCATCGCAGGGTTGGTCCTGTTGGCTGTGCTGGTCGTGTTCGCCGTGATCGTGGTCGCCAAGTCGGTGGCCCTGATCCCGCAGGCCGAGGCGGCCGTGATCGAGCGACTCGGCCGCTACAGCAAGACCGTGTCCGGTCAGCTGACGTTGCTGTTGCCGTTCGTCGACAAGATCCGGGCCCGGGTCGACCTACGCGAGCGGGTGGTGTCCTTCCCGCCGCAGCCGGTCATCACCGAAGACAACCTCACGGTGCAGATCGACACCGTCGTCTACTTCCAGGTCACCAACCCGCAGGCCGCGGTGTACCAGATCAGCAACTACATCGTCGGTGTGGAACAGCTGACCACCACCACGCTGCGCAACCTGGTCGGCGGCATGACGCTGGAGCAGACGCTGACGTCCCGCGACCAGATCAACACCGCGTTGCGCGGGGTGCTCGACGAGGCCACCAACCGGTGGGGGCTGCGGGTGGCCCGGGTCGAGCTGCGCAGCATCGATCCGCCGCCCTCCATCCAGGATTCGATGGAAAAGCAGATGCGCGCCGACCGGGAGAAGCGCGCGATGATCCTGACCGCCGAAGGCCATCGCGAATCGGCGATCAAGCAGGCTGAAGGTGAGAAGCAGGCCGCCATCCTGTCCGCCGAGGGCGCCAAGCAGGCCGCGATCCTGGCCGCCGAGGCCGACCGCCAGTCCCGCATGCTGCGGGCCCAAGGTGAACGCGCCGCGGCCTACCTGCAGGCGCAAGGCCAGGCCAAGGCGATCGAGAAGACGTTCGCCGCGATCAAGGCGGGCCGACCCACCCCGGAGCTGCTGGCCTACCAGTACCTGCAGACGCTGCCGAAGATGGCCGAAGGCGACGCCAACAAGGTGTGGGTGGTGCCCAGCGACTTCGGTACCGCGCTGCAGGGCTTCACCAAGATGCTCGGCGCGCCGGGCGAGGACGGGGTGTTCCGCTGGACACCGCCACCGGTCGAGGACGATCTGGCCCGTCCGGAGGACGACAGCGAGGCCGTCGCCGACTGGTTCTCCACCGAGACCGATCCGGCGATCGCGCAGGCGGTGGCCAAGGCCGAGGCGGAGGCCCGTTCACCGGTGGAAGGTCCGGGGCTGCTGTCGTCGGCGCCACGGAACCCGCAACTGGGCTCGACTCCGTCGGGGGAGAGCCAGTGAGCGCGCTGACCTCCCGACGTGCCTACCTGGCGCTGGCCGCGGTCCAGGCCGCCGACGCAGCGGCATGCGTCGGACCCGTGGCGCCGGTGAAGAAGGCGTTCGACGATGTCGGCCTCCCGGAGGAACTGCGCCCGCTCATCCCGGTCGTCAAGGCCGCGAGCGCGGTGGGCCTGCTGTCGGTGGTGCGTTTCCCCGCCCTGGCCCGCCTGACGACGTTCATGTTGACGGTGTACTTCGTGCTGGCGGTCGGATCCCACCTGCGAGTTCGCGACTTCAGTCCCAACCTGATCGCGGCGTCGGCGTTTCTGGCGCTCTTCGGCACGATGACCGTCGAGGGCCCCGACCTCAGGGCACGCTGACGGTGTTCTCGGCGCGGCGGTGCCGGCGTATCTCGTAGGCCAGGCCGGCCACGCCGACGCCCGCGGTGCACAGCGAGACCGCCAGCAGCAGCGGGCTCACCCGACCGGTGAGGGCGTCGCCGAGGATCACGACCGCCGCGGTGCCGGGGAGCACCCCAAACAGGGTTGCCAAGGTGTAGGGCAGGACCCGCACCGACGACGCACCCGCGGCGTAGTTCAGCACGGAGAACGGCACAGCCGGGATCAGCCTGGTCGCCAGCACCACCGGCCACCCACGTTCCCGCAACCGCGCGTCGACGGCGTCGATTCTGGGGTGCCGGACCAGGCTGCTGACCTGCCAGCCGGCGGAGCGCACCACGAACAGCGCGATCAGCGCCGACAGCGTGCTCGCGGCCACGGCGATCGGGATCCCCAGCACCGGACCGAACAGCAGCCCCGCGGCCAGCGTGAAGGCGGTGCGCGGGAACGGGAACACCGTCACCACCACGTGTGCGGCGAAGAACGCCAACGGAAACCACGCACCGACCGAGGTCGCCCAGTCGCGCAGCTGGATGGCAGAGGGGATCGGCACCAGCAGCGCAACTGCGACGAGAATCACAATTGCGCACAACACCGCCACGAGCCTGCCGCGGGGGATGGTCGCCAGGGTGCCGAAAAACGCG is a window from the Mycolicibacterium poriferae genome containing:
- a CDS encoding SPFH domain-containing protein, with product MDGTIAGLVLLAVLVVFAVIVVAKSVALIPQAEAAVIERLGRYSKTVSGQLTLLLPFVDKIRARVDLRERVVSFPPQPVITEDNLTVQIDTVVYFQVTNPQAAVYQISNYIVGVEQLTTTTLRNLVGGMTLEQTLTSRDQINTALRGVLDEATNRWGLRVARVELRSIDPPPSIQDSMEKQMRADREKRAMILTAEGHRESAIKQAEGEKQAAILSAEGAKQAAILAAEADRQSRMLRAQGERAAAYLQAQGQAKAIEKTFAAIKAGRPTPELLAYQYLQTLPKMAEGDANKVWVVPSDFGTALQGFTKMLGAPGEDGVFRWTPPPVEDDLARPEDDSEAVADWFSTETDPAIAQAVAKAEAEARSPVEGPGLLSSAPRNPQLGSTPSGESQ
- a CDS encoding DoxX family protein: MSALTSRRAYLALAAVQAADAAACVGPVAPVKKAFDDVGLPEELRPLIPVVKAASAVGLLSVVRFPALARLTTFMLTVYFVLAVGSHLRVRDFSPNLIAASAFLALFGTMTVEGPDLRAR
- a CDS encoding TVP38/TMEM64 family protein, which produces MKSVVRTLRTARAAFFGTLATIPRGRLVAVLCAIVILVAVALLVPIPSAIQLRDWATSVGAWFPLAFFAAHVVVTVFPFPRTAFTLAAGLLFGPVLGIPIAVAASTLSALIALFVVRSAGWQVSSLVRHPRIDAVDARLRERGWPVVLATRLIPAVPFSVLNYAAGASSVRVLPYTLATLFGVLPGTAAVVILGDALTGRVSPLLLAVSLCTAGVGVAGLAYEIRRHRRAENTVSVP
- a CDS encoding NfeD family protein, producing the protein MPVALIWLIAALALAGAEALTGDLFLLMLSGGALAAAGSAWVLDWPIWADGLVFLLVSVLLLVGVRPALRRRMQSGQGLPEPARALEGKNALVLGRVARHEGQVKLEGEVWTARPLNENDVYEPGDQVLVVKIDGATAVVSKIA